The Acidobacteriota bacterium genome contains the following window.
GTCGTCCGTTCCTGGGACGAGTCCCAGGCCCTCACCCAGGATTGCTTCCTCCGCGCCTATCGGGCACGCCATACGTTTAACGGCCAGGCCAGCGCCTCTACCTGGCTCACCCGCATCGCCATCAATCTTTCGTACGAGTGGCTGCGCCGCGTGCGCCACAATTTCTTCAGCGCGGAACAGCCCGGCATCGCCGCCGAGTTGCGCGCCGTCCCTGGCCATACTCCCACCCCGGAGCAGGCACTGCTGGCGCGCGATCGCGCCCAGTTCATTGATGACTTGCTGCACCGCCTGCCTCCGCATTTGCGCGAACTGATGGAGATGCGTTACTTGCACGAAATGAGCATGGACGAGATCGTGCTGCGCACCGGCCTGAGCATGACCACGGTGAAAGCGCGGCTGAACCGGGCGCGCGCCGCGCTGCGCAAGCGTACCGCTCATCTTGACGCACCAGACTTTACCTCGCCTTTACCAAACTCGACATCCGGGCTCGCGCAAGCGTGATGAAGTGTTCCTGTCGGAATGGATCCCGGCAGAGACCGCTCTCCGGCCGTCTCTGCAAAATAAGGAGTCTCCGTGGCCACGCAGTCCGCTCCCCGCTTGGTACGCAAACCGTTCGCCGTTCCGCCGCCTCGTCGCCAGACCATCCTTTGCATCGACGACTCCGCTGCCATCCTTGCCATGCTCGCGACCGTGCTCGGCGGCGCCGGCTACGCGGTCGTCAGCTGCGGCGACGCCAACTCCGCGCTCGAGCATTTCATGGGCGGCGAGATCGACCTGGTCGTGCTTGACTACGATATGCCGACGGCCAACGGCGTGGAACTGGCACGCCTCTTCCGCCGCATCGATCCCACCGTTCCCCTGCTCATGTTCTCTGGCAGCGTGCTCGCGGACTCCGAAGGCGCGCTGCTCGATGGCTTCGTGCCCAAAGGCGCCGCCGGTTGCGACAGCCTGCTCAAGGCGGTGCAAGCCGGACTCGCTGCTCCCGCGGAATAGCAGGGCGCACATCAAGACGCGGCCTGTCATGCTTTAATTGCAGACCGCCAATGTCTTTATCCGTCGTCATCGTCACCCAGGACGAGGAAGCGAACCTCGCGCGCGCGCTCGAGAGCGTGCGCTTTGCGGCGGTTGCACCCAACGAAATGATCGTGCTCGACTCGGGATCGACCGATCGCACGGTCGAGATCGCGCGCGACTTCGGCGCAAGGGTCTTTCAAGAAGAGTGGAAGGGATACGCCGCGCAGAAGAACTCCGCCATCGACAAAGCCGGCGGCGACTGGATCCTCGCGCTCGATGCCGACGAAGTCCTCGAAGCGGAGCTGGCACAGGAGATCGCGGCGCTGGATGTCCCCGCCAGCGAGGGCGCTCGCCCCGCGCCGCCAGATCTCCGCGCCGCCTTCCGCATCCCCTTCAAGCATCATTTTCTCGGCCAGCTGCTGCGCTTTGGCGGGATGTACCCGGACCGCAAGCTGCGGCTCTTCCGCCGCGGACACGCCCGCTTCGGCGAGCGTGCCGTCCACGAATCGGTCGAGGTGTTCGACGCAGACGCGCCCACCGGCGAAATGCAGCACGCCATCCTGCACTACGGATATCCCACCCTCGCCGGCTATCTCGCCACCATGGACCGCTACTCCTCGCTCGCCGCCGAGCAGATGATCGCGGAAGGCCGCGAACCCATCCCCTTCATTGATACCGTCGTGCGACCCGTGTTCAGCTTCATCAGCCGCTACATCTTCCTGCTCGGCTTTTTTGACGGACGCGCGGGATTGCTCTTCCACTACCACCACTCGCGCTACGTCCGCTCGAAGTACGTGAAGGCGCTCGCGCTCGCGCGCAAAGACAAGCCAGCAGGCCCGGAATGACGCGCGCGCAGCGCGGCGCCATCGTCTTGACGGCGGTTCCCCTCGTGCTTATCGGCTTCATGGTCTGGGACGCGCTGCACATCACCTGGGACCTTGCGCGCGAGATCGGCTTCCCGCTGGCCGTGATCTTCCTCGCGCTGCTCGCCCTCGCGCGCATCCAGCTGGGAGCGAACTTCTCGGTCACCCCGCAGGCGCGCGAGCTGGTCACCACCGGCGTTTATTCGAAGGTCCGCAATCCGGTGTACGTCTTCAGCACCTTCGCCGTCGGCGGCTTCCTGCTCTATCTGCACTTCTTCCTCGGTATGCTGCTTTTTCTCGCCGTCGTCATCCCGATCCAGTGGCTGCGCGCGCGTGCGGAAGCCCGCGTCCTTGAAGCCAGGTTCGGAGACCAATACCGCGCCTACCGCGCCCAGACTTGGTTCTGATCTCTGCCGTCCTGCAGCGAAGCCCTTCACCACGGAGGCACGGAGACACGGAGAAAAACGCTATTGAAAAAGCTGTCATCCCGAGCGGGTCCGCGAGTCGAGGGACCAAGCCGTGGCCGTTCCTCCCCGTTGTTCGGCCCGGTTTTTCTATCTCTAGATCTTCTCCGTGTCTCCGTGCCTCCGTGGTGGGGTTTGGCTCTTGACCTTGCTAGCGACTAGCGACCGGCGACTAGCGACTTCCTTCCTTGCTAGAATCAACCCAGCGCCATGGCCGACCCTAAAAAGCCCATCGCCGAGTCCCCCATCGCCGACGTCTTTGAAGGCCGCCATCCCTCGCCCGCCGAAAAGAACTGGGCAGAAAAGACTTTGGCGCCGTCACTGGAGAAGGCTCCCGAAAAACCCATCGGCGCGCCGACCGGCGTCAATCAGGACGATCACGGCAACGCCCGCTTCTCCACCATCTCGAACTATCCCGTGCGCCGGCTTTACACTCAGGCCGACCTGCCCGCCGACTGGTCCGCCGAAAAGTATCTGAACTATCCCGGCCAGCCGCCTTACACCCGCGGCATCCACGCCTCCGGCTACCGCGGCAAGCTGTGGACCATGCGCCAGTTCTCCGGCTTCGCCTCTCCCGAGGAAACGAACGAGCGCTACAAATATCTGCTCGCGCACGGCGGCTCGGGACTCTCCGTCGCCTTCGACCTGCCCACGCTCATGGGATACGACTCCGACCACATGATGTCCGAAGGCGAAGTCGGCAAATGCGGCGTCGCCATCGACTCGCTCGCCGACATGGAGACGCTCTTCAACGGCATCCCACTCGATAAGATCACCACCTCCATGACCATCAACTCGCCCGCGTCGATTCTCTGGGCAATGTATCTCGTGGTCGCGGAAAAACAAGGTGCGGACTGGCGCAAGCTCGGCGGCA
Protein-coding sequences here:
- a CDS encoding sigma-70 family RNA polymerase sigma factor gives rise to the protein MATQTVALAAPGIGAEELTQEFLRCRRQLQAVIFRVVRSWDESQALTQDCFLRAYRARHTFNGQASASTWLTRIAINLSYEWLRRVRHNFFSAEQPGIAAELRAVPGHTPTPEQALLARDRAQFIDDLLHRLPPHLRELMEMRYLHEMSMDEIVLRTGLSMTTVKARLNRARAALRKRTAHLDAPDFTSPLPNSTSGLAQA
- a CDS encoding response regulator, which translates into the protein MATQSAPRLVRKPFAVPPPRRQTILCIDDSAAILAMLATVLGGAGYAVVSCGDANSALEHFMGGEIDLVVLDYDMPTANGVELARLFRRIDPTVPLLMFSGSVLADSEGALLDGFVPKGAAGCDSLLKAVQAGLAAPAE
- a CDS encoding glycosyltransferase family 2 protein translates to MSLSVVIVTQDEEANLARALESVRFAAVAPNEMIVLDSGSTDRTVEIARDFGARVFQEEWKGYAAQKNSAIDKAGGDWILALDADEVLEAELAQEIAALDVPASEGARPAPPDLRAAFRIPFKHHFLGQLLRFGGMYPDRKLRLFRRGHARFGERAVHESVEVFDADAPTGEMQHAILHYGYPTLAGYLATMDRYSSLAAEQMIAEGREPIPFIDTVVRPVFSFISRYIFLLGFFDGRAGLLFHYHHSRYVRSKYVKALALARKDKPAGPE
- a CDS encoding isoprenylcysteine carboxylmethyltransferase family protein translates to MTRAQRGAIVLTAVPLVLIGFMVWDALHITWDLAREIGFPLAVIFLALLALARIQLGANFSVTPQARELVTTGVYSKVRNPVYVFSTFAVGGFLLYLHFFLGMLLFLAVVIPIQWLRARAEARVLEARFGDQYRAYRAQTWF